A genome region from Haloarcula rubripromontorii includes the following:
- a CDS encoding NADPH-dependent FMN reductase, which yields MAEPHVVGVVGSLRDQSYTRVAIKRALVAAEETGATTELLDLREFDLPVFDPDHREVGDAVEFADRVHAADSILLGTPVYHGSYSGALKNALDYCGFDEFEHKTVGLLAVAGGGFPITALEHLRSVCRALNCWVIPHQAAVPNAGNYVADGRITDPDIEDRVTTLGEEAVQYANIEPDPACFESAENVGADD from the coding sequence ATGGCCGAACCACACGTCGTCGGTGTCGTCGGGAGTCTCAGAGACCAGAGCTACACCAGAGTTGCTATCAAGCGCGCGCTGGTCGCTGCCGAAGAGACGGGGGCGACGACGGAACTGCTGGACCTCCGAGAGTTCGACCTGCCGGTGTTCGATCCCGACCACCGCGAGGTAGGCGACGCCGTCGAATTCGCCGATCGGGTCCACGCGGCTGATTCGATTTTGCTTGGGACGCCGGTGTATCACGGGTCATACTCCGGCGCGTTGAAGAACGCCCTCGACTACTGCGGCTTCGACGAGTTCGAACACAAGACTGTGGGACTGCTTGCGGTCGCTGGCGGAGGCTTTCCGATCACCGCGCTTGAACACCTCCGCTCGGTCTGCCGGGCACTGAACTGCTGGGTCATCCCGCATCAGGCCGCGGTTCCGAACGCGGGCAATTACGTCGCTGACGGCCGGATAACTGACCCAGACATCGAAGACCGAGTGACGACGCTCGGTGAGGAAGCAGTCCAGTACGCGAACATCGAGCCGGACCCGGCGTGTTTCGAGAGTGCGGAGAACGTCGGAGCAGACGATTAG
- the glmS gene encoding methylaspartate mutase subunit S, protein MRTVILGVIGSDAHVVGITILERAFEAAGFDVVNLGVQSSQSEFIDAADEHDAEAILVSSLYGHAEQDCQGFQQQINEAGLDVTTYIGGNLAVGQDSFEETRETFKALGFDRVFDSETDPEEAIEALKADLGHRSREEASSEKIQLGS, encoded by the coding sequence ATGAGGACAGTCATCCTCGGTGTCATCGGCTCCGACGCGCACGTCGTTGGGATTACTATTCTGGAACGAGCGTTCGAAGCGGCAGGATTCGACGTAGTCAACCTCGGTGTCCAGTCGTCCCAGTCGGAGTTCATCGACGCCGCGGATGAACACGACGCCGAGGCGATACTCGTGTCGTCGCTGTACGGCCACGCCGAGCAGGACTGTCAGGGGTTCCAGCAGCAGATTAATGAGGCAGGACTGGACGTGACGACGTACATCGGCGGCAACCTCGCTGTCGGACAGGATTCCTTCGAGGAGACGCGCGAGACGTTCAAGGCGCTCGGATTCGACCGGGTCTTCGATTCGGAGACTGACCCGGAGGAGGCCATCGAGGCGCTGAAAGCCGACCTCGGCCACCGCTCCCGCGAAGAGGCCTCGTCCGAAAAGATTCAGCTTGGCTCCTGA
- a CDS encoding GNAT family N-acetyltransferase, translating to MTTIRRAFDADADGIRRVARAAWHDAYDSLESEVIDETIADWYADPLGSALHGWAGGVPANDLDDIEAVLLVAEQDGDIVGFTQGITMHTMGTMLRLYVHPDHHGEGIGTALYDRLESMFREHGVEQFRALDLASNDRSREFFENLGFERVETRTLTIGGDPYDEAVYARELSLSGDGDE from the coding sequence ATGACGACCATCCGCCGAGCCTTCGACGCTGACGCCGACGGCATCCGCAGAGTCGCACGGGCGGCATGGCACGACGCCTACGACTCGCTGGAATCCGAAGTCATCGACGAGACGATAGCCGACTGGTACGCTGACCCGCTGGGGAGCGCGCTCCACGGGTGGGCTGGCGGCGTCCCTGCCAACGACCTCGACGATATCGAGGCGGTGCTACTGGTCGCCGAGCAGGACGGGGACATCGTCGGGTTCACGCAGGGCATCACCATGCACACCATGGGGACGATGCTGCGGTTGTATGTCCACCCGGACCACCACGGAGAGGGCATCGGGACGGCGCTGTACGACCGACTCGAATCGATGTTCCGAGAACACGGCGTCGAGCAGTTCCGCGCGCTCGACCTGGCCTCGAACGACCGGAGCCGAGAGTTCTTCGAGAACCTCGGCTTCGAGCGGGTCGAGACGCGCACGCTCACCATCGGTGGCGACCCGTACGATGAAGCGGTCTACGCTCGCGAGCTATCGCTCAGTGGCGACGGCGACGAGTAG
- a CDS encoding sodium:calcium antiporter has translation MVGLLGSVALIVIATVVIWKGSGYFEQAAERLSKYYGLPVAVHGAIVVAVGSSFPEISSVVISTVVHDEFSLGVGAIVGSAIFNLLVIPALAALSSEELRSTRDIVHKDAQFYVISVLILFMVFALGATYVPGGTNQAAILTPTLAVVPLVTYGIYVFLHQQDASDHVADETHSVRPSREWGILGVGLVIITVGVEGMVQGALSLGVIFDTPPFLWGLTVIAAGTSLPDAFVSVRAAKNDDSVTSLTNVLGSNTFNLLVAIPVGVLLAGRATIDFLVAIPTMGFLGFATLVFIVFTRTDLELTDREAYTLLGLYVMFVCWMTLESVGLIETVRGI, from the coding sequence ATGGTTGGCTTGCTTGGCTCGGTCGCCCTCATCGTCATCGCAACCGTGGTCATCTGGAAAGGCAGTGGGTACTTCGAGCAGGCCGCCGAACGACTGAGCAAGTACTACGGGCTGCCGGTAGCGGTCCACGGTGCTATCGTCGTCGCCGTCGGATCGAGCTTTCCGGAGATAAGTTCGGTCGTCATCAGCACCGTCGTCCACGACGAGTTTTCGCTGGGCGTCGGTGCTATCGTCGGAAGCGCGATCTTCAATCTGCTCGTGATTCCAGCGCTCGCGGCGCTTTCAAGCGAGGAGCTTCGATCCACCCGCGACATCGTCCACAAAGACGCTCAGTTCTACGTTATCAGCGTCCTCATCCTCTTTATGGTGTTCGCGCTCGGGGCGACCTACGTCCCGGGCGGCACGAACCAGGCGGCCATCCTGACCCCCACGCTCGCTGTCGTCCCGCTCGTGACCTACGGCATCTACGTCTTCCTGCACCAGCAGGACGCGAGCGACCACGTCGCAGACGAGACCCACAGCGTCCGTCCGAGCCGGGAGTGGGGCATTCTCGGAGTCGGCCTCGTCATCATCACCGTCGGCGTCGAGGGAATGGTCCAGGGTGCGCTTTCGCTGGGAGTCATCTTCGACACGCCGCCGTTCCTCTGGGGATTGACTGTCATCGCCGCCGGCACGAGCCTTCCCGACGCCTTCGTCAGTGTCCGGGCGGCGAAAAACGACGACAGCGTCACGAGCCTGACGAACGTCCTGGGGAGCAACACGTTCAATCTCTTAGTGGCGATTCCGGTCGGCGTCCTGCTGGCTGGGCGGGCGACAATCGACTTCCTCGTGGCGATTCCGACGATGGGATTTCTGGGCTTTGCGACGCTCGTGTTCATCGTCTTCACGCGGACGGACCTCGAACTCACCGACCGCGAGGCGTACACGTTGCTCGGCCTGTATGTGATGTTCGTCTGCTGGATGACCTTAGAGTCCGTCGGGCTCATCGAGACGGTCCGCGGTATCTGA
- a CDS encoding A/G-specific adenine glycosylase — translation MTDQSTATDRPGGVPADPSAVRDALVEWYEADHRSYPWRETTDPYEILVSEVMSQQTQLDRVVDAWEDFLDRWPTAAALAAADRSAVVGFWTSHSLGYNNRAKYLHEAAGQIIEDYDGEWPRDPDGLSELMGVGPYTANAVASFAFNNGNSVVDTNVKRVLYRAFDVPDDDSAFEAAASALMPEGQSRVWNNAVMELGGVACEKTPDCDGAECPWREWCSAYETGDFTAPDVPTQPEFEGSRRQMRGRVISALKEYDELPLDKLGPRVRVDYAPSGEYGREWLRGLLDDLADDGLVAVDETDDALVARLKR, via the coding sequence ATGACCGACCAGTCGACAGCGACGGACCGTCCGGGAGGCGTGCCCGCGGACCCGTCGGCTGTCCGGGACGCGCTCGTGGAGTGGTACGAGGCGGATCACCGCTCGTACCCGTGGCGGGAGACGACAGACCCCTACGAGATCCTCGTTTCCGAGGTGATGAGTCAGCAGACCCAGCTGGACAGGGTCGTCGACGCATGGGAGGACTTTCTTGACCGCTGGCCGACTGCGGCGGCGCTGGCAGCGGCCGACCGTTCGGCCGTGGTAGGCTTCTGGACCAGCCACTCGCTGGGATACAACAACCGGGCGAAGTACCTCCACGAGGCTGCCGGCCAGATCATCGAAGACTACGACGGCGAGTGGCCCCGGGACCCCGACGGTCTCAGCGAACTGATGGGTGTCGGCCCCTACACCGCAAACGCCGTCGCCTCCTTCGCGTTCAACAACGGGAACTCCGTCGTGGATACGAACGTCAAGCGCGTCCTGTACCGCGCCTTCGACGTGCCGGACGACGACTCGGCGTTCGAGGCGGCCGCGAGCGCGCTCATGCCGGAGGGCCAGTCGCGGGTCTGGAACAACGCTGTCATGGAACTCGGTGGTGTCGCCTGTGAGAAGACGCCAGATTGTGACGGCGCGGAGTGTCCCTGGCGCGAGTGGTGCTCGGCCTACGAGACGGGCGATTTCACCGCACCGGATGTCCCGACACAGCCCGAGTTCGAGGGGAGCCGTCGACAGATGCGCGGGCGCGTCATTTCGGCGCTCAAGGAGTACGACGAACTGCCACTGGACAAGCTGGGGCCGCGTGTGCGCGTTGACTACGCACCTTCGGGGGAGTACGGCCGCGAGTGGCTCCGCGGCCTGCTGGACGACCTCGCGGACGACGGCCTGGTTGCTGTCGACGAAACCGACGACGCCCTCGTTGCACGCCTCAAGCGCTGA